A window of the Streptomyces griseochromogenes genome harbors these coding sequences:
- a CDS encoding sensor histidine kinase, with the protein MSHRPWSRSLRTRLLVLVTATLVCLCAALALTSVLALRAYLLGNLDDRVDDAAARSAGGAALHPELPAGLAFPDEGGRPEGLLAARLDADGHLVSAAVVTRDAAPRPLTGAQRAALTGIRADGSPHTRTVPGLGTYRVTALDASGIRVLTGLPMDDVRATLRRLAEIEGVVGAAGLAVAVGVCAAIIRRRLRPLGRVAATAVEISRVPLAHGRATALPRVPERDTGPGSETGRVGAALNLMIDHVEAALAERRRGEERMRRFLADASHELRTPLASIAGYAELMNRVAPDAAWRRVGAESARMTALVEDLLLLARLDEGRPPPAEEADLADLVTEAVRHARTTDTGHLWQLHPPQPAPVTGDATGLRRLVAALLANARTHTPPGTTVTVGVESTATHHVVRVHDDGPGIPPTLLPAVFDRFTRADTSRSRAPGSAGGAGLGLAVAAGITAAHGGRIRVDSVPGHTEFTVELPAAAPAHTAGPPPRNRMPATPPPAPLPLGSSA; encoded by the coding sequence ATGAGCCACCGCCCGTGGAGCCGCTCACTGCGCACACGCCTGCTGGTCCTCGTCACCGCCACGCTCGTGTGCCTGTGCGCCGCGCTCGCCCTCACCAGCGTCCTCGCCCTGCGCGCCTACCTGCTGGGCAACCTGGACGACCGGGTCGACGACGCCGCCGCACGCAGTGCGGGCGGGGCCGCGCTCCACCCCGAACTCCCCGCCGGCCTCGCCTTCCCCGACGAGGGCGGCCGGCCCGAGGGGCTGCTCGCCGCCCGGCTGGACGCCGACGGACACCTCGTCTCCGCCGCGGTCGTCACCCGGGACGCGGCCCCACGCCCCCTCACCGGCGCCCAGCGCGCCGCCCTCACCGGCATCAGGGCCGACGGCTCGCCGCACACCCGCACCGTGCCCGGCCTCGGTACCTACCGGGTCACCGCCCTCGACGCGAGCGGCATTCGCGTCCTCACCGGCCTGCCCATGGACGACGTCCGGGCCACGCTGCGCAGGCTGGCCGAGATCGAGGGGGTCGTCGGCGCCGCCGGACTCGCCGTCGCCGTCGGCGTCTGCGCGGCCATCATCCGGCGCCGGCTGCGCCCCCTCGGCCGTGTCGCGGCCACCGCCGTCGAGATCTCCCGGGTGCCGCTCGCCCACGGCCGGGCCACCGCACTGCCCCGGGTGCCCGAACGCGACACCGGACCCGGCAGCGAGACCGGTCGGGTCGGCGCCGCCCTCAACCTCATGATCGACCACGTCGAGGCCGCGCTCGCCGAGCGCCGGCGCGGAGAGGAGCGCATGCGCCGCTTCCTGGCCGACGCCAGCCACGAGCTGCGTACCCCGCTCGCCTCCATCGCCGGATACGCCGAGCTGATGAACCGTGTCGCGCCCGATGCCGCCTGGCGCCGGGTCGGTGCCGAGTCGGCACGCATGACCGCCCTGGTCGAGGACCTGCTCCTGCTCGCCCGCCTGGACGAGGGCCGGCCCCCGCCGGCCGAGGAGGCGGATCTGGCGGACCTGGTCACCGAGGCCGTACGGCACGCCCGGACGACCGACACCGGCCACCTCTGGCAGCTCCACCCGCCTCAGCCCGCGCCGGTCACCGGCGACGCGACCGGGCTGCGCCGACTGGTGGCCGCCCTGCTGGCCAACGCCCGGACGCACACCCCGCCCGGTACCACGGTCACGGTCGGCGTCGAGTCCACCGCCACCCACCACGTCGTCCGCGTCCACGACGACGGCCCCGGCATCCCGCCCACTCTCCTGCCCGCTGTCTTCGACCGTTTCACCAGGGCCGACACCTCGCGCTCCAGGGCCCCCGGGTCCGCGGGCGGTGCGGGCCTGGGCCTCGCGGTCGCCGCGGGGATCACGGCGGCACACGGCGGCCGGATCCGCGTGGACAGCGTCCCGGGTCACACCGAGTTCACGGTCGAACTCCCGGCGGCCGCCCCGGCGCACACGGCCGGACCACCACCCCGGAACAGGATGCCGGCCACCCCGCCCCCGGCCCCCCTGCCCCTCGGCAGCTCCGCCTGA
- a CDS encoding GH92 family glycosyl hydrolase has protein sequence MQRRTRHRYGPAVVLTAAFVMALGGQGAVVALPARAAAADQEFASSFESGDPAPDWLNTVDTEADGSKRASGVDGGYSTGIPGNATDHVTEVRASGENTGAGEVKENLVDGEPGTKWLTFQPTGWAEFDLDKPVKLMTYALTSANDFDGRDPKDWTLEGSVDGKNWKTLDTRSGETFSERFQTKSYDLAQPAEYQHFRLEVTKNNGAPDILQIADVQFSTGGGGGPVPQDMLSLVDKGPSGSPTAKARAGFTGKRALRYAGRHTAAGRAYSYNKVFDVNVPVRPDTRLSYRIFPSMADGDRDYDATDVAVDLAFTDGTYLSDLGAIDQHGFPLSPRGQGEAKALYVNQWNNVASRIGSVAAGKTVDRILVAYDSPDGPAKFRGWIDDVALRQVAPEKPKAHLSDYALTTRGTNSSGSFSRGNDFPATALPHGFNFWTPVTNASSLSWLYEYARANNDDNLPTIQAFSASHEPSPWMGDRQTFQLMPSAASGTPDTGREARALAFRHENETARPYYYGVRFENGLKAEMTPTDHAAVLRFSYPGDDASVLFDNVTEQAGLTLDKEHGVVTGYSDVKSGLSTGATRLFVYGVFDKPVTDGSAAGVKGYLRFAAGADRTVTLRLATSLISVDQAKDNLRQEIPDGTSFDTVKARAQRTWDELLGKVEVEGATPDQLTTLYSSMYRLYLYPNSGFERAGGKDRYASPFSPMPGQDTPTHTGAKIVDGKVYVNNGFWDTYRTTWPAYSFLTPSQAGEMVDGFVQQYKDGGWTSRWSSPGYADLMTGTSSDVAFADAYVKGVKFDAKAAYDAAVKNATVVPPTSGVGRKGMATSPFLGYTSTDTHEGLSWAMEGYVNDYGIAKMGEALYEKTGEKRYKEESRYFLNRAQDYVNLFDSRAGFFQGRDAQGKWRLDSAKYDPRVWGYDYTETNGWGYAFTAPQDSRGLASLYGGRSGLADKLDEYFATPETASPEFVGSYGGVIHEMTEARDVRMGMYGHSNQVAHHVIYMYDAAAEPWKAQEYVREAMSRLYTGSEIGQGYHGDEDNGEQSAWYLFSSLGFYPLVMGSGEYAIGSPLFKKATVHLENGRDLVIEAPRNNAQNVYVQGVKVDGRPWTSTSLPHSLLSKGGVLEFFMGSKPSTWGTGKNAAPVSVAQDDKVPTPRADVLKGDGALFDNTSATSATVTSVDLPVGGAVKPVQYTLTSSADRTMAPSGWTLQGSVDGKTWKTLDQRSGESFTWDRQTRPFTIAAPGSYAKYRLVLDGASALAEVELLA, from the coding sequence ATGCAGCGGAGAACTCGGCACAGATACGGTCCGGCGGTCGTGCTCACGGCCGCCTTTGTCATGGCCCTCGGCGGGCAGGGTGCGGTGGTCGCCCTGCCCGCCCGGGCCGCGGCGGCCGACCAGGAGTTCGCATCTTCGTTCGAGAGCGGCGATCCGGCGCCGGACTGGCTGAACACCGTCGACACGGAGGCGGACGGGAGCAAGCGCGCCTCGGGGGTGGACGGCGGCTACAGCACCGGCATTCCGGGCAACGCCACCGACCATGTGACCGAAGTCCGGGCGAGCGGCGAGAACACGGGCGCGGGCGAGGTGAAGGAGAACCTCGTCGACGGCGAGCCCGGCACCAAGTGGCTGACCTTCCAGCCCACCGGCTGGGCCGAGTTCGACCTGGACAAGCCCGTCAAGCTGATGACGTACGCGCTCACCTCGGCCAACGACTTCGACGGGCGCGACCCGAAGGACTGGACGCTCGAGGGCTCGGTGGACGGCAAGAACTGGAAGACCCTCGACACCCGTTCGGGCGAGACCTTCTCGGAGCGGTTCCAGACGAAATCGTACGATCTGGCCCAGCCGGCCGAGTACCAGCACTTCCGGCTGGAGGTGACGAAGAACAACGGCGCCCCGGACATCCTGCAGATCGCCGATGTGCAGTTCTCCACGGGCGGCGGGGGCGGCCCGGTGCCGCAGGACATGCTGTCGCTGGTCGACAAGGGCCCGAGCGGTTCGCCGACGGCCAAGGCGCGGGCCGGATTCACCGGAAAGCGGGCCCTGCGCTACGCCGGACGGCACACGGCGGCCGGCCGGGCGTACTCGTACAACAAGGTCTTCGACGTGAACGTGCCGGTCCGCCCCGACACCCGGCTGTCGTACCGGATCTTCCCCTCGATGGCCGACGGCGACCGCGACTACGACGCCACCGACGTCGCCGTGGACCTGGCCTTCACCGACGGCACTTATCTGAGCGACCTGGGCGCGATCGACCAGCACGGCTTCCCGCTGTCACCGCGCGGGCAGGGCGAGGCGAAGGCGCTGTACGTCAACCAGTGGAACAACGTGGCCTCGCGGATCGGCTCGGTGGCGGCCGGCAAGACCGTCGACCGGATCCTGGTGGCGTACGACTCCCCGGACGGCCCGGCGAAGTTCCGTGGCTGGATAGACGACGTCGCCCTCCGGCAGGTGGCGCCCGAGAAGCCGAAGGCGCATCTGTCGGACTACGCGCTGACCACCCGCGGCACCAACTCCAGCGGAAGCTTCTCGCGCGGCAACGACTTCCCGGCGACGGCCCTCCCCCATGGCTTCAATTTCTGGACGCCGGTGACGAACGCGTCCTCGCTGAGCTGGCTGTACGAGTACGCACGTGCGAACAACGACGACAACCTGCCGACGATCCAGGCGTTCAGCGCGAGCCATGAGCCGAGCCCGTGGATGGGCGACCGGCAGACCTTCCAGCTGATGCCGTCCGCCGCGAGCGGCACGCCGGACACCGGGCGCGAGGCGCGCGCCCTGGCCTTCCGGCACGAGAACGAGACCGCGCGGCCGTACTACTACGGGGTGCGGTTCGAGAACGGCCTGAAGGCGGAGATGACGCCGACGGACCACGCGGCCGTGCTGCGCTTCAGCTACCCGGGCGACGACGCGAGCGTGCTCTTCGACAACGTCACCGAGCAGGCGGGCCTGACCCTGGACAAGGAGCACGGCGTCGTCACCGGCTACTCGGACGTGAAGTCGGGGCTGTCCACGGGCGCCACCCGGCTGTTCGTGTACGGAGTCTTCGACAAGCCGGTGACGGACGGGTCCGCCGCCGGGGTCAAGGGCTATCTGCGCTTCGCCGCGGGCGCCGACCGCACGGTCACCCTGCGCCTGGCCACCTCCCTGATCAGCGTCGACCAGGCGAAGGACAACCTGCGCCAGGAGATCCCGGACGGCACCTCCTTCGACACCGTGAAGGCGCGGGCCCAGCGGACCTGGGACGAGCTGCTCGGCAAGGTCGAGGTGGAGGGCGCGACCCCGGACCAGCTGACCACCCTGTACTCCAGCATGTACCGGCTGTACCTGTACCCGAACTCCGGCTTCGAGCGGGCCGGCGGCAAGGACCGGTACGCCTCGCCCTTCTCCCCCATGCCGGGCCAGGACACCCCGACCCACACCGGGGCGAAGATCGTCGACGGCAAGGTCTACGTCAACAACGGCTTCTGGGACACCTACCGGACCACATGGCCGGCCTACTCCTTCCTGACCCCGTCCCAGGCGGGCGAGATGGTCGACGGGTTCGTGCAGCAGTACAAGGACGGCGGCTGGACCTCGCGCTGGTCCTCCCCCGGCTACGCCGACCTGATGACGGGCACCTCCTCGGACGTGGCGTTCGCCGACGCGTACGTCAAGGGCGTGAAGTTCGACGCGAAGGCGGCGTACGACGCGGCGGTGAAGAACGCGACGGTCGTTCCCCCCACCTCCGGGGTGGGCCGCAAGGGCATGGCCACCTCGCCGTTCCTCGGCTACACCAGCACCGACACGCACGAGGGCCTGTCGTGGGCGATGGAGGGCTACGTCAACGACTACGGCATCGCGAAGATGGGCGAGGCCCTCTACGAGAAGACCGGTGAGAAGCGCTACAAGGAGGAGTCGCGCTACTTCCTCAACCGCGCCCAGGACTACGTGAACCTCTTCGACTCCAGGGCGGGCTTCTTCCAGGGCCGCGACGCCCAGGGCAAGTGGCGCCTGGACTCCGCGAAGTACGACCCGCGCGTATGGGGCTACGACTACACCGAGACCAACGGCTGGGGCTACGCCTTCACCGCCCCGCAGGACAGCCGGGGCCTGGCCAGTCTGTACGGCGGCCGTAGCGGTCTCGCGGACAAGCTGGACGAGTACTTCGCCACCCCGGAGACCGCCTCGCCGGAGTTCGTCGGATCCTACGGCGGTGTCATCCACGAGATGACCGAGGCCCGGGACGTCCGGATGGGCATGTACGGCCACTCCAACCAGGTCGCGCACCACGTCATCTACATGTACGACGCGGCCGCCGAGCCCTGGAAGGCGCAGGAGTACGTGCGCGAGGCGATGTCCCGGCTCTACACCGGCAGCGAGATCGGGCAGGGTTACCACGGCGACGAGGACAACGGCGAGCAGTCGGCCTGGTACCTCTTCTCCTCGCTCGGCTTCTACCCGCTGGTCATGGGCAGCGGCGAGTACGCGATCGGCTCCCCGCTGTTCAAGAAGGCGACCGTGCACCTGGAGAACGGCCGGGACCTGGTGATCGAGGCGCCGCGCAACAACGCTCAGAACGTGTACGTGCAGGGCGTGAAGGTCGACGGCCGCCCCTGGACGTCGACTTCGCTCCCCCACTCGCTGCTGTCCAAGGGCGGGGTGCTGGAGTTCTTCATGGGGTCCAAGCCCTCGACCTGGGGCACGGGCAAGAACGCGGCCCCGGTCTCCGTCGCCCAGGACGACAAGGTACCGACGCCGCGCGCGGACGTGCTGAAGGGTGACGGGGCCCTGTTCGACAACACGTCGGCGACGAGCGCGACGGTCACCTCGGTGGATCTGCCGGTCGGCGGTGCCGTGAAGCCCGTCCAGTACACGCTGACCTCGTCGGCCGACCGCACCATGGCACCGTCGGGCTGGACCCTGCAGGGCTCCGTGGACGGCAAGACCTGGAAGACCCTGGACCAACGCTCCGGCGAATCGTTCACCTGGGACCGCCAGACCCGGCCGTTCACCATCGCCGCACCAGGCTCGTACGCCAAGTACCGCCTGGTCCTGGACGGCGCGTCGGCGCTGGCAGAGGTGGAGCTGCTGGCCTGA
- the acnA gene encoding aconitate hydratase AcnA, with protein MSANSFDARSTLQVGDESYEIFRLDKVEGSARLPYSLKVLLENLLRTEDGANITADHIRALGTWDSQAQPSQEIQFTPARVIMQDFTGVPCVVDLATMREAVKELGGDPAKINPLAPAELVIDHSVIADKFGTNDAFKQNVELEYGRNKERYQFLRWGQTAFDEFKVVPPGTGIVHQVNIEHLARTVMVRNGQAYPDTLVGTDSHTTMVNGLGVLGWGVGGIEAEAAMLGQPVSMLIPRVVGFKLTGELPTGTTATDLVLTITEMLRKHGVVGKFVEFYGEGVAATSLANRATIGNMSPEFGSTAAIFPIDGETLKYLRLTGRSDQQVALVEAYAKEQGLWLDPSAEPDFSEKLELDLSTVVPSIAGPKRPQDRIVLANAAEQFKTDVLNYVTTADEAGEESFPASDSPAVHPNGAPSNPVQVTAPDGTTYTIDHGAVTVAAITSCTNTSNPYVMVAAALVAKKAVERGLTRKPWVKTTLAPGSKVVTDYFDKAGLTPYLDKVGFNLVGYGCTTCIGNSGPLPEEVSKAVNDHDLAVTSVLSGNRNFEGRINPDVKMNYLASPPLVVAYALAGSMKVDITKDALGTDQDGKPVYLTDIWPTEAEVNDVVANAIGEDMFNKSYQDVFAGDAQWQALPIPTGNTFEWDAESTYVRKPPYFEGMAMEPAPVVDIAGARVLAKLGDSVTTDHISPAGAIKADTPAGKYLTEHGVERRDFNSYGSRRGNHEVMIRGTFANIRLRNQIAPGTEGGYTRDFTQADAPVSFIYDASRNYIEQGIPLVVLAGKEYGSGSSRDWAAKGTALLGVKAVIAESYERIHRSNLIGMGVLPLQFPEGASAESLGLTGEETFSFAGVTELNDGTTPRTVKVTTDSGVEFDAVVRIDTPGEADYYRNGGIMQYVLRNLIRK; from the coding sequence GTGTCGGCGAACAGCTTCGACGCCCGCAGCACGCTGCAGGTGGGCGACGAGTCGTACGAGATCTTCCGGCTGGACAAGGTCGAGGGCTCCGCGCGCCTTCCCTACAGCCTGAAGGTCCTGCTGGAGAACCTGCTCCGCACGGAGGACGGCGCGAACATCACCGCCGACCACATCCGCGCCCTCGGCACCTGGGACTCCCAGGCCCAGCCCTCGCAGGAGATCCAGTTCACGCCGGCCCGCGTGATCATGCAGGACTTCACCGGCGTCCCCTGTGTCGTGGACCTCGCGACCATGCGTGAGGCCGTGAAGGAGCTGGGCGGCGACCCGGCGAAGATCAACCCGCTGGCGCCGGCCGAGCTGGTCATCGACCACTCCGTCATCGCCGACAAGTTCGGCACGAACGACGCCTTCAAGCAGAACGTCGAGCTGGAGTACGGCCGCAACAAGGAGCGCTACCAGTTCCTGCGCTGGGGCCAGACCGCCTTCGACGAGTTCAAGGTCGTCCCGCCGGGCACCGGCATCGTCCACCAGGTGAACATCGAGCACCTCGCTCGGACCGTCATGGTGCGCAACGGCCAGGCCTACCCCGACACCCTCGTCGGCACCGACTCCCACACCACCATGGTCAACGGCCTCGGCGTCCTCGGCTGGGGCGTCGGCGGCATCGAGGCCGAGGCCGCCATGCTCGGCCAGCCGGTCTCCATGCTGATCCCGCGCGTCGTCGGCTTCAAGCTGACCGGTGAGCTGCCCACCGGCACCACCGCCACGGACCTCGTGCTCACCATCACCGAGATGCTCCGCAAGCACGGTGTGGTCGGCAAGTTCGTCGAGTTCTACGGCGAGGGTGTGGCGGCGACGAGCCTCGCCAACCGCGCCACCATCGGCAACATGTCGCCGGAGTTCGGCTCCACCGCCGCCATCTTCCCGATCGACGGCGAGACCCTGAAGTACCTGCGCCTGACCGGCCGCTCCGACCAGCAGGTCGCGCTCGTCGAGGCGTACGCCAAGGAGCAGGGCCTCTGGCTGGACCCGTCGGCCGAGCCGGACTTCTCCGAGAAGCTGGAGCTGGACCTCTCCACGGTCGTCCCCTCCATCGCCGGCCCGAAGCGTCCGCAGGACCGCATCGTCCTCGCCAACGCCGCCGAGCAGTTCAAGACCGACGTCCTGAACTACGTCACCACCGCCGACGAGGCGGGCGAGGAGTCCTTCCCGGCCTCCGACTCCCCGGCCGTCCACCCGAACGGTGCCCCGTCCAACCCGGTCCAGGTCACCGCCCCCGACGGCACGACCTACACGATCGACCACGGTGCGGTGACGGTCGCGGCCATCACCTCCTGCACCAACACCTCGAACCCGTACGTCATGGTCGCCGCCGCCCTGGTGGCCAAGAAGGCGGTCGAGAGGGGCCTGACCCGCAAGCCGTGGGTCAAGACCACCCTCGCCCCGGGCTCCAAGGTCGTCACCGACTACTTCGACAAGGCGGGCCTGACCCCGTACCTCGACAAGGTCGGCTTCAACCTCGTCGGCTACGGCTGCACCACCTGCATCGGCAACTCCGGCCCGCTGCCGGAGGAGGTCTCCAAGGCCGTCAACGACCACGACCTCGCGGTCACCTCGGTCCTGTCCGGCAACCGGAACTTCGAGGGCCGGATCAACCCCGACGTCAAGATGAACTACCTGGCCTCCCCGCCGCTGGTCGTCGCGTACGCCCTCGCGGGCTCCATGAAGGTGGACATCACCAAGGACGCGCTGGGCACCGACCAGGACGGCAAGCCGGTCTACCTGACCGACATCTGGCCGACCGAGGCCGAGGTCAACGACGTCGTGGCGAACGCCATCGGCGAGGACATGTTCAACAAGTCCTACCAGGACGTCTTCGCGGGCGACGCCCAGTGGCAGGCGCTGCCCATCCCGACCGGCAACACCTTCGAGTGGGACGCCGAGTCGACGTACGTCCGCAAGCCCCCGTACTTCGAGGGCATGGCCATGGAGCCGGCTCCGGTCGTCGACATCGCCGGCGCCCGTGTGCTCGCCAAGCTGGGCGACTCGGTCACCACCGACCACATCTCCCCGGCCGGTGCCATCAAGGCCGACACCCCGGCCGGCAAGTACCTCACCGAGCACGGTGTGGAGCGTCGTGACTTCAACTCCTACGGCTCCCGCCGAGGCAACCACGAGGTCATGATCCGCGGTACGTTCGCCAACATCCGCCTGCGCAACCAGATCGCGCCGGGCACCGAGGGCGGCTACACCCGGGACTTCACCCAGGCCGACGCTCCGGTGTCGTTCATCTACGACGCCTCGCGCAACTACATCGAGCAGGGCATCCCGCTGGTCGTCCTGGCCGGCAAGGAGTACGGCTCCGGCTCGTCCCGCGACTGGGCCGCCAAGGGCACCGCGCTGCTCGGCGTCAAGGCCGTCATCGCCGAGTCGTACGAGCGCATCCACCGCTCGAACCTCATCGGCATGGGTGTCCTGCCGCTCCAGTTCCCGGAGGGCGCCTCGGCGGAGTCCCTCGGCCTGACCGGTGAGGAGACCTTCTCCTTCGCCGGCGTCACCGAGCTGAACGACGGCACCACGCCGCGCACGGTCAAGGTCACCACCGACTCCGGTGTCGAGTTCGACGCGGTCGTCCGCATCGACACCCCCGGTGAGGCCGACTACTACCGCAACGGCGGCATCATGCAGTACGTGCTGCGCAACCTGATCCGCAAGTAA
- a CDS encoding SpoIIE family protein phosphatase, with product MSDLIGRFRRISWRSLAGKSPRSVAGQVFVLQVALVVVLVACGVIALVLQSERDTTTEAKRRSIAVAQTFAHAPGVQQALETPDPSKVLQPLTEAGRKAAGVDFIVVMDTKGIRYTHPIPSKIGHRFVGTIEPSLHGKVYTESVHGPLGHEVQATVPIYGDNGKVIALVSAGLKVKNVTNEVDRQLPIILAAGAGAFVLSTGGTALVGRRLRRQTHSLAPAEMTRMYEHHDTVLHSVREGVLIVDDDGQLLLANDEARRLLELPPEAEGHDVRELSALDPEMAQLLASGREATDEVHFAGGRLLAVNQRPTDRAGGPRGTVVTLRDSTELQAVSGRAEVTRERLELLYDAGLGIGTSLDVVRTADELAKVAVPRFADFVTVDLADAVLHGEEPGPSATDMRRVAVHGIQEDHPLYEKGRLIDFLPSTPQARGYDAGHTELVTSLSTATGWHIQDPERTRQILEYGIHSLIAAPIQARGVVLGMANFWRSKRDPFDEEELSLAEELVARAAISIDNARRYTREHALAVTLQRSLLPRALPEQSALEVGYRYLPAQSGVSGDWFDVIPLPGSRVALAVGDVVGHGLHAAATMGRLRTAVHNFSTLDLPPDELLSHLDDLVGRIDQDEACAAEAAEIVGATCLYAIYDPVTRRCVMARAGHLAPALVHPDGSATFPDLPAGPPLGLGGMPFQTAELELPEGSQLVLYTDGLVEDRSRDLDVGMELLRRALAGHPDRPPEVSCQAVLDELLPARPKDDVALLIARTRALPPGNVADWDVPRDPAAVSGMRGAVSDKLQEWGLAELGFGMELVLSELITNAIRYGSEPIHVRLIRDRTLICEVADGSSTSPHLRYAATTDEGGRGLFLVSQMTERWGTRYTPQGKVIWAEVTLPDITGLLAE from the coding sequence ATGTCGGACCTTATTGGCCGATTCAGGCGAATCTCTTGGCGCTCCCTCGCCGGCAAGAGTCCGCGCAGCGTCGCCGGGCAGGTGTTCGTCCTCCAGGTGGCGCTGGTGGTCGTACTCGTGGCCTGCGGCGTCATCGCACTCGTCCTGCAATCGGAACGCGACACCACCACGGAGGCCAAGCGCCGGTCCATAGCCGTCGCGCAGACCTTCGCGCACGCTCCGGGCGTCCAGCAGGCCCTGGAGACCCCCGACCCGTCCAAGGTGCTCCAGCCGCTCACCGAGGCCGGGCGCAAGGCCGCGGGCGTCGACTTCATCGTGGTCATGGACACCAAGGGCATCCGCTACACCCACCCCATCCCGAGCAAGATCGGCCATCGGTTCGTGGGCACGATCGAACCGTCGCTGCACGGGAAGGTCTACACCGAGAGCGTCCACGGCCCGCTCGGCCACGAGGTACAGGCGACCGTTCCGATCTACGGCGACAACGGGAAGGTGATCGCCCTCGTCTCCGCCGGACTGAAGGTCAAGAACGTGACCAACGAGGTGGACCGGCAGTTGCCGATCATCCTCGCTGCCGGCGCCGGAGCGTTCGTGCTGTCGACCGGCGGGACGGCACTGGTGGGCAGACGGCTGCGCCGCCAGACCCACAGCCTGGCCCCGGCCGAGATGACCCGGATGTACGAGCACCACGACACGGTGCTGCACTCGGTGCGGGAAGGCGTGCTCATCGTCGATGACGACGGGCAGCTGCTGCTGGCCAACGACGAGGCCCGCCGGCTGCTGGAGCTGCCCCCGGAGGCCGAGGGGCACGACGTGCGGGAGCTGTCGGCGCTCGACCCTGAGATGGCGCAGCTGCTGGCCTCCGGGCGCGAGGCCACCGACGAGGTGCACTTCGCCGGGGGACGGCTGCTGGCGGTCAATCAGCGGCCCACGGACCGCGCGGGAGGCCCCCGGGGCACCGTGGTGACGTTGCGCGACTCCACCGAACTCCAGGCGGTCTCGGGCAGGGCGGAGGTGACACGCGAGCGGCTCGAACTTCTGTACGATGCCGGGCTGGGCATCGGCACCAGCCTCGACGTGGTCCGCACGGCCGACGAGCTGGCGAAGGTCGCCGTCCCCCGCTTCGCCGACTTCGTCACCGTGGACCTGGCCGACGCCGTGCTGCACGGCGAGGAGCCGGGCCCCTCGGCGACGGACATGCGGCGTGTCGCCGTTCACGGCATCCAGGAAGACCACCCGCTGTACGAAAAGGGCCGGCTGATCGACTTCCTGCCCTCCACGCCCCAGGCGCGCGGCTACGACGCCGGCCACACCGAGCTGGTGACCAGCCTGTCGACGGCGACGGGCTGGCACATCCAGGACCCGGAGCGCACCCGGCAGATCCTGGAGTACGGCATCCACTCGCTCATCGCCGCGCCGATCCAGGCCCGCGGCGTCGTGCTCGGCATGGCCAACTTCTGGCGTTCCAAGCGGGACCCGTTCGACGAGGAGGAACTGTCGCTGGCGGAGGAGCTGGTGGCCCGGGCCGCGATCAGCATCGACAACGCCCGCCGGTACACCCGGGAGCACGCCCTCGCGGTCACGCTTCAGCGCAGCCTGCTGCCGCGGGCACTGCCCGAGCAGAGCGCCCTGGAGGTCGGCTACCGCTACCTGCCCGCCCAGTCGGGGGTGAGCGGGGACTGGTTCGACGTGATCCCGCTGCCGGGCAGCCGGGTGGCGCTGGCCGTCGGCGACGTGGTCGGGCACGGCCTGCACGCCGCCGCGACCATGGGACGGCTGCGCACCGCGGTGCACAACTTCTCCACGCTCGACCTGCCGCCCGACGAGCTGCTGTCCCATCTGGACGACCTGGTCGGCCGCATCGACCAGGACGAGGCCTGCGCGGCGGAGGCCGCGGAGATCGTGGGCGCCACCTGTCTGTACGCGATCTACGATCCCGTCACGCGCCGCTGCGTCATGGCCCGTGCCGGGCACCTGGCGCCCGCGCTGGTCCATCCCGACGGCAGCGCCACCTTCCCCGATCTGCCGGCCGGGCCGCCGCTGGGCCTGGGCGGCATGCCGTTCCAGACGGCCGAGCTGGAACTGCCCGAGGGCAGCCAGCTCGTCCTGTACACCGACGGCCTCGTCGAGGACCGTTCGCGTGACCTGGACGTGGGCATGGAGCTGCTGCGCCGGGCGCTGGCCGGGCACCCCGACCGGCCGCCGGAGGTGAGCTGCCAGGCGGTGCTGGACGAGCTGCTGCCCGCGCGCCCCAAGGACGATGTGGCGCTGCTCATCGCGCGCACCCGGGCGCTGCCGCCCGGGAACGTCGCCGACTGGGACGTACCGCGCGATCCCGCGGCCGTGTCGGGAATGCGCGGCGCCGTGTCCGACAAGCTGCAGGAGTGGGGCCTGGCCGAGCTGGGCTTCGGTATGGAGCTCGTCCTGAGCGAGCTGATCACCAACGCCATCCGCTACGGCTCCGAGCCGATCCATGTGCGGCTGATCCGTGACCGCACGCTGATCTGCGAGGTGGCCGACGGCAGCAGCACCTCGCCGCATCTGCGCTATGCCGCGACGACCGACGAGGGTGGCCGGGGTCTGTTCCTGGTCTCGCAGATGACCGAGCGCTGGGGCACCCGGTACACGCCGCAGGGCAAGGTGATCTGGGCCGAGGTGACGTTGCCGGACATCACGGGTCTGCTGGCGGAGTGA